Proteins encoded within one genomic window of Coprococcus phoceensis:
- the rpsS gene encoding 30S ribosomal protein S19, translating to MARSLKKGPFADESLLKKVKAMNEAGDKSVIKTWSRRSTIFPQMVGHTIAVHDGRKHVPVYVTEDMVGHKLGEFVATRTYRGHGKDEKKSRVR from the coding sequence ATGGCTCGCTCACTTAAAAAAGGACCATTCGCGGATGAAAGCTTACTGAAAAAAGTAAAAGCTATGAACGAAGCAGGTGACAAATCAGTTATCAAAACTTGGTCACGTCGTTCTACTATTTTCCCACAAATGGTTGGACATACAATCGCAGTTCATGACGGAAGAAAACATGTACCTGTATATGTAACAGAAGATATGGTTGGACACAAACTTGGAGAGTTTGTTGCAACAAGAACATACAGAGGACATGGAAAAGACGAAAAGAAATCAAGAGTTCGTTAA
- the rplV gene encoding 50S ribosomal protein L22, with protein sequence MAKGHRSQIKRERNANKDTRPSAKLSYARVSVQKACFVLDAIRGKDVQTALGILTYNPRYASSLIKKLLESAIANAENNNGMNVENLYIEECYANKGPTMKRIKPRAQGRAYRIEKRMSHITLVLNER encoded by the coding sequence ATGGCAAAAGGACATAGATCCCAGATCAAAAGAGAGAGAAATGCAAATAAGGACACTAGACCATCAGCTAAGTTATCTTACGCTAGAGTTTCTGTTCAGAAAGCATGTTTCGTATTAGATGCCATCAGAGGTAAGGATGTACAAACAGCACTTGGTATTTTAACATACAATCCAAGATATGCTTCTAGCTTAATAAAGAAATTATTAGAATCAGCAATCGCAAACGCTGAGAACAACAACGGTATGAATGTTGAGAACCTTTACATTGAAGAATGTTACGCAAACAAGGGACCAACAATGAAGAGAATTAAACCGAGAGCACAGGGTAGAGCTTACAGAATCGAAAAGAGAATGAGCCACATTACTTTAGTGCTGAATGAAAGATAA
- the rpsC gene encoding 30S ribosomal protein S3, with protein MGQKVNPHGLRVGVIKDWDSKWYAEDKFADYLVEDHKIRTFLKKKLYSAGVSKIEIERASDRVKIIIYTAKPGVVIGKGGAEIEKVKKELQQFTDKKLVVDIKEIKRPDKDAQLVAENIALQLENRISFRRAMKSCMSRTMKSGALGIKTAVSGRLGGADMARTEFYSEGTIPLQTLRADIDYGFAEADTTYGKVGVKVWIYKGEVLPTKATKEGSDK; from the coding sequence ATGGGACAGAAAGTTAATCCTCATGGCTTGAGAGTCGGTGTTATCAAAGATTGGGACTCTAAATGGTATGCAGAAGATAAATTTGCAGATTATTTAGTAGAAGATCATAAAATCAGAACATTTCTGAAAAAGAAATTATACAGCGCAGGAGTTTCTAAGATTGAGATCGAAAGAGCTTCTGACCGTGTAAAAATCATCATCTACACAGCAAAACCGGGTGTTGTAATCGGTAAAGGTGGAGCTGAGATTGAAAAAGTGAAAAAAGAACTTCAACAGTTCACAGATAAAAAATTAGTTGTTGATATCAAAGAAATCAAAAGACCGGATAAAGATGCTCAGTTAGTAGCTGAAAACATCGCATTACAGTTAGAGAACCGTATCTCATTCAGACGTGCTATGAAATCTTGCATGTCAAGAACAATGAAATCCGGAGCACTTGGTATCAAAACAGCAGTATCAGGTCGTTTAGGTGGAGCTGATATGGCTCGTACAGAGTTTTACAGCGAAGGAACTATTCCACTTCAGACACTTAGAGCTGATATTGATTATGGATTCGCTGAAGCAGACACAACTTACGGTAAAGTAGGTGTGAAAGTTTGGATTTATAAAGGCGAAGTTCTTCCAACGAAAGCAACTAAGGAAGGGAGCGATAAATAA
- the rplP gene encoding 50S ribosomal protein L16: MLMPKRVKRRKQFRGSMKGKALRGNKITNGEYGIVAMEPCWIRSNQIEAARIAMTRYIKRGGKVWIKIFPDKPVTTKPAETRMGSGKGTLEYWVAVVKPGRVMFELSGVPEEVAREALRLAMHKLPCKCKIVSREDLEGGDNSEN; the protein is encoded by the coding sequence ATGTTAATGCCTAAAAGAGTAAAACGTCGTAAACAATTCCGTGGTTCTATGAAAGGAAAAGCTTTACGTGGAAATAAAATCACAAATGGTGAATATGGTATTGTTGCAATGGAACCATGCTGGATCCGTTCAAACCAGATTGAAGCTGCCCGTATCGCGATGACACGTTACATCAAACGTGGTGGTAAAGTTTGGATTAAAATATTCCCTGACAAACCTGTAACTACGAAACCAGCTGAAACACGTATGGGTTCTGGTAAAGGAACTCTTGAATACTGGGTAGCAGTTGTAAAACCAGGACGTGTAATGTTTGAACTTTCAGGAGTACCTGAAGAAGTAGCTCGTGAAGCATTACGTCTTGCTATGCACAAATTACCTTGTAAATGTAAGATCGTTTCTCGCGAAGATTTAGAAGGCGGTGATAACAGTGAAAATTAA
- the rpmC gene encoding 50S ribosomal protein L29 gives MKINTFVKDLKGKSVAELNEELVAAKKELFNLRFQNATNQLENTSRIKEVRKNIARIQTVITEASKAE, from the coding sequence GTGAAAATTAATACATTTGTAAAAGATTTAAAAGGAAAATCAGTTGCAGAATTAAACGAAGAATTAGTAGCTGCTAAAAAGGAACTTTTTAACTTAAGATTCCAAAACGCAACAAATCAATTAGAAAACACAAGCAGAATTAAAGAAGTAAGAAAAAACATTGCTAGAATTCAGACAGTTATTACAGAAGCTTCTAAAGCTGAATAA